The following are encoded together in the Ovis aries strain OAR_USU_Benz2616 breed Rambouillet chromosome 15, ARS-UI_Ramb_v3.0, whole genome shotgun sequence genome:
- the LOC101115822 gene encoding olfactory receptor 2AG2-like, whose translation MEHWNFTLGSGFILIGILNDSFSPELICATVTVLYMLALASNGFLLLAITMDARLHVPMYLLLGQLSLMDLLFTSVVTPKAFVDYLLSENTISFGGCAFQMFLALTVGGAEDLLLAFMAYDRYVAICHPLNYMVLMRPRVCWLMVATSWVLASLSALGHTLYTMHFPFCMSQEISHLLCEIPPLLKLACADTSRHELMVYVTGVTFLLLPLSAIVSSYTLILLTVLHMPSNEGRRKALVTCSSHLTVVGMFYGAATFMYVLPSSLHSPKQDNIISVFYTIVTPALNPLIYSLRNKEVMGALRRVLGKHIL comes from the coding sequence ATGGAACACTGGAACTTCACTCTGGGAAGTGGCTTCATATTGATAGGGATTCTGAATGACAGTTTTTCTCCTGAGCTGATCTGTGCTACAGTCACAGTCCTGTACATGCTGGCCCTCGCCAGCAATGGCTTTCTGCTCCTGGCCATCACAATGGATGCCCGGCTCCATGTGCCCATGTACCTCCTGCTCGGGCAGCTCTCTCTCATGGACCTCCTCTTCACATCTGTTGTCACTCCCAAGGCCTTCGTGGATTATCTGCTCAGTGAAAACACCATCTCCTTTGGGGGCTGTGCCTTTCAGATGTTCCTGGCACTGACCGTGGGTGGTGCAGAGGACCTCCTACTGGCCTTCATGGCCTATGACAGGTATGTGGCCATTTGTCATCCTCTGAACTACATGGTCCTCATGAGGCCGAGGGTCTGCTGGCTCATGGTGGCCACATCCTGGGTCCTGGCTTCCCTGAGTGCTCTAGGACATACCTTGTACACCATGCACTTCCCTTTCTGCATGTCCCAGGAGATCAGCCACCTGCTCTGTGAGATTCCACCTCTGTTGAAGTTGGCCTGTGCAGATACTTCCAGACATGAACTCATGGTGTATGTGACAGGTGTGACTTTCCTCTTGCTCCCGCTTTCTGCCATTGTTTCCTCCTACACACTAATTCTACTTACTGTGCTCCACATGCCCTCAAATGAAGGGAGGCGGAAAGCCCTGGTCACCTGCTCTTCCCACCTGACTGTGGTCGGGATGTTCTATGGAGCGGCCACATTCATGTATGTTCTGCCCAGTTCCCTCCACAGCCCCAAGCAAGACAACATCATTTCTGTCTTCTACACAATTGTCACCCCAGCCCTGAACCCCCTCATCTACAGCCTGAGGAATAAAGAGGTGATGGGGGCTTTGAGGAGGGTCCTGGGAAAACACATACTATAG